The genomic window CCCATGTCGGCCTTGATTTGCACCGCCACGATCTGACCCCGGTCGACCAGGGTGTCCCGGATGGAGTCGAGCGTCTTCTTGTCGCAATGAGCGAGCCGGGCGAGGACGTGCCGCGGGACTGACCGGCGCTGGCGAACCACCACGAGCACCCGCTGCAGCTTCCGCTCGAAGTCGGACTCGCCAATCCGCGCCGCGAAGGCCAAGGCGTAGCTTTGCCACCGCCTCGCAATGATCATGGCGGACTCGGCATCGTCTGTCGTCACCACGAGCGCGGCATGGTCGGCGGTATCGGGACGGCCGGCGGCCACCAGCAAGCAGAGCTTGAGCGCGGTCGCAGACAAGCGTGACAGCATGGCGCGTCCGGTTTCCGTCTGCGCGGCGCCGGCCTGTTCGAGTGGCTCGAAGAACAGGGCATCGAGCCGGGAGAGCACGCCGGGCTCGAAGCGCACCGCGCGGGATGTCGCCAGCGAGGTTGCCCACGCATGGAGGCGGCCGACATGTCGAGCCAGATGGTCACGGGCTCCGTCCAGGTCATCGTCGGACTCGAAGAACGGCCGCCGCGCCGGCTTCGAGGTCGGCATGATGACTGCGAATCGAGGCAGTAACCCAGAGAGCACATCGGGTTCGGTCAGCGACTCGAAGATTGCCGGCGTGGTGCAGCCGAGCACGGACAGGTGAGGATCGACGATGTGGTCCTCGTCGAGGATCTTGGTTCCGTCTTTCGCCCGCTTACTGTGCTTGTGATACGAGTAATTCCCGCCACCGTACACGGTGAGGAACAGGCCCTTCATCCCCGCCATATGCGGCGCATGGTGGAGCTTACTGAGCAATTCGGAGAATTCATCCACGAAGAGACAGGTGCTCTGCCGTGGCCGTGCGGCCAACTGCTCGACGAACCCCTCGGGCGAGAACGCATCCGAGCACAAGCTACTGGGCAGCACCCGATACAGCACATCCCGCGCGAGATCCTTCGAGGTCGACTTCCGCGAGGACGTACTGTCGCCGATGAGGAGCCCGTAGAAATTCGTCCCGAGGCCGTTCGGATACTGCGTCAACCGAGCCCGTACGGTTGGCGTCGCGTCCGCGAGAATGCCCAGCGCCGCCGCCTCGTGATACTCATGGGCGCCGTCGGTGCATCGGCTGGCGTAGTCAATCCATTGGCTGATGAAATGGTCGTGCGGGACAGCAGGCGCGAAGGTGTAGGGCATGGGCATCACGGGCACCGCCTCGGGTTCTGGTTCGGGCATGGGCGCATCCACAGACACCACGGTCGGTCTCGCGCCCGAGTACGTCTCCCGGCATCCACTGATGGCCTTCTCGATCGTCGCGTCGCCATACGCCTGTTCACCGTGTCGGGTGTCCCACTTGTCGCGCATCAATCCGGACTGCCGGAAGAGGCGATCCATTTGGCCGGCATCCCAGTTGGTCCAAAACGCCAGCAGGTTGCACAGCGCCAGGTCCGCCTCAGAGTGCGAGGCGTGCCCGGAGATGTCGCCCGCCCACAGCGCGGAAAACTTCGAGCCGTTGCTGGCGCGTCGAGCCTTGTCGAGTAACTCAGCGTCGCCCAGGCTGAGCACGGGCATGGTGCTCGACGCCTTCGGCTTGGTCGCCTTCGCCGCGAAGGTCTGCGCGTGCAGGACGGCCAGTGCTGCGGTGCGTTCTTCGATCGTGGTGGGTGTTCCGTCGAGGTGCTGTCCGGTCACGGTGAGATACCGCCCCGAGTCATACATTTCGACGGGGCCAGCCTTGCGGCGTCCAGGTGGCAGTGTCCCACGCACGAGTAACCGGAGCCCATGCCCGCTCGGGCTGCGCTCGGCGTAGGTATTGATGGCCGTCACGATGGCCATGGCCCATGGGGCGATGACGCCTTGGTCGTCGATGCAATGATCGAGGTCGACGCCGGCCAGCCCGTCCACCATCGGCACGCCAATCCCGTCGCACTTGCCATCGAGATACGTGTCGATCGCGATGCGGTAGGGGCGCCAGGTGGCCGGGTCCGTCGACGATGCGAGCCGCGCGGGGTCAGAGGCGATGTAGGGCGGCTTCGTCCACTTGCCCTTGTCGTCACCGACGTACTTCCACACGACGAACTGGTCGGCCGCCACCAGATCCGGAGGGATGCCGTCGGGCTGCACTGACAGGGGCACGGGACGCGGTGAGGCGGTCACGACGTCACCCCGTCGGTGTATTTCGATGCCTGCCTAGAAATACCCGGCCAGGCGTTCAGGATCGTTGCTAGGGACTCGCGTTCGGCGAGCTCCGCCGCTTCGGCCCGCTGCCAGGCGGCCATATCCAGGCAGGAGACGATGGCGTGCTCGACCCGATCGCGCAACACCACTGGACTGAGTGCGTCGAGTTCCCAGCACTGCGCTCCGAAGTGCTTGACGAACCAGCTATGCCGCGGATCGAGTGTCTTGGAGTCGGCTGAGAAGCACGGAAGGTCGCCACGCGTATCGTCTTCGACCAGCGCGAGACGCTGGAGGTCGACTCGTCCGCCATATTCGGCCAGGCGGTCCGGGAGATCCACCTCCGACATATGGAGGCCGCTCGGGTCCCAATCGCCGACGTAGAACGCCGTCAGCACGCGGCCAGCGCCGGCGGTTTCGTCGGCCACTTGATGCACGGCCGTTGAGGACCCGTAGCCGTGAAACACGCGGAGCGTCACACCGTAGTCTCGAAGCACCGGCGCGATCGTGCCGGCAATGGTGGCCTTCTCGCTCCACACTTCGAGCCAGGCTGATTGATCGATCCAGCGGTCCCGCCGATAGGAACGCTTCACGGCTTCGACGTAGGCCGCCGGATCTTCCCAGGCCGAGACTCGCGTGGGCTCCCGCGTCTCGTCAGTGATCCACGCCCACGGAATCGCGCCTTCCTCGCGCGCCCGGGTCAAGAGAGCCCCGACGCGGTTCGTCTCGTTCTTCGCCATCGACGGGATCAGGCCCAGCGCGAAGAGCTTGTAGCAGACGGCCCGCACGGAGCACGGCTGGATTTCCTCGAGGATGGTGATCGCCGCAGCGACCAGATCGATGCTCTTCTGTGACCGCCCGCGCCCGCTCATGCCACCCTCCGCGCCACCATTGTTGTGATGAGGTCGGAGGCGTCGCCCTTCGAGATGTCCGGCGCAAAGGGAATCCGGCATCGCCGCAAGATGCCGAGTTGCCCCTCGGATGCCGGAGCGGTGCGCCAGGGCGCCGCCCGATCCACGAGGCGGCCAGCGCCCACCTTGCGCGCGAAGTCCTCAGCAATGCCCTGTGCGTAGCCCAGATCAATCCCCGCTGCGAGCGCGTGCGATTGGCGTGCTTGGTCGAGATGGAGCACGGTCCAGTGCACGAGGTCGTCAGCCCGCAGGATCACCATGCCGGCTTCGCCAATCGAGAGGGCATGGCGCGTCGCCCCACTGGCGACCCAGTGCAACGCTCGCCGGTGGAACAGATCAACCGTCTCCGACACGAGGCGCCCATGCGCGTCACGTTGTGCTTGCAGAGCCTGACGACGGCCAATCGCCTCCGTCACCGTCGCATCGCCGTCAAGTTCTTCAGGTCGCAGGTTGAAGAGTTCAGCGACGGACTGGAGATCATGCCGGCGAGTCGAGCCCACCAGGTCGAGCACGAGCAGGTTCGCCTTGCCGGGATAGGGCCGCGTGCCCCGACCGATCATCTGCTGATAGAGGCCCCTCGATTTCGTGGGCCGCGCCACGATGATGCAGTCGAGACTCGGTTCGTCGAATCCTTCGGTCAGCACGGCGCAATTGCAGACCACCATCGTTTCGCCCGCGTGCAGGCGTCGCAGGATGGCCCGGCGAAGATCGGGATCGGTTGTGCCGTCCAGCGCCTCAGCCGCCACCCCGGCTTGCTGAAAGGCCGTCGCGGTCTCATGGGCCAGGGCCACACTTGGCGTGAACACGAGCGCCTTGCGCCCGTCGGCGTGTTCCAGGTAGGCATCCCGGCAATGCGCCGGAGCATTGGCGGAGCGCATCGCTTCGTCAAGTTCGCCGGCCACGAGATCACCACACCGCGTATGCACGGCATCGAGGTCGACTTCGAGATGCACGCGCTTGGCGATAATGTCGGAGAGGTAGCCCGCGCCGATCATCGGTAGCATCTCGACGCGGTACGTGATCTCCTGCCAGGTCTCGCCGAGCGGAGCACCGTCGGCACGCTCAGGCGTGGCGGTCACACCTAACACGAGCGGGGCGTCATCCCCGAAGGCGCCGGCGCGTTCGAGGATGCGCTGGTAGCTGTCGGCTGGGGCGTGATGGGCTTCGTCGACGACGATGGTGGAGAAATCCGCCACTAAGCGATCCCCACGGCGCGGTCGGCTGAGCGTCTGGACGCTGGCGACGACGATCTGTGCGTCGGTCTCGTCTCGCTCAGCCTTCACGATGCCGACTTGCGCGCCCGGCATCACCATCGGGATCTTGTCGACGGGCTGCTGTATCAGTTCGTCGCGATGCGCGAGCACGAGGGCACGGCCACCACGGCGCCGGATGACTTCCGAGAAGACGATCGTTTTCCCCGTGCCGGTCGGCATCACAACTAGTTGTCGGCGAACGTCGCGATCGAACGCGGCCAGGACGGCGTTGACCGCCTCGTGCTGGTAGGGCCGGAGCGCCAGGCCGGTTGTGGTATTGTTGCTGTGCATCGATCAACCTCGGTGCGTTTCTCGGTCTGGCCTTGAGCGTTGCCCGCGCTTGGGGCCATTTGTTTATCTGACCCGCGTCATCTCGACAGGCGTCGCGCTGGCTTCGAGCCACTGGCGGACCCAACTGTCGTGAATGCGGATCGGGCCGCGCGCCCCGCCGATGCGCGCATGCGGCAGCCGGCCGGCCCGCGCTTCGCGCCGCAAGATTTGTGTCGAGAGACGCACCAGCGCCGCCACCTCGGCGACGGTCAGCCACTGCGGGGGCGTGGCGATCGCGTCGGTGGTCACTGGCCCCCCTCGCGCTTAGCGGTCTGCCGCGTGACGAGCCAGCGCAGCACTTCATCGAGGCGGAACAGTCGCATCCCGCCGACCGTCCGCGTGACCGGGAGCCGCCCAAGGTCGGCCCAAAGCCGAACCGCTCCAGGCGTTACGCCGGCCAGTTTGGCGACGTCGTGAGGCGTTAGAAGATCGCTCATGCCTTGATATTGAGGCTGTGACCTGTTAGAGTCAATAGCGTGCACCGTGTATCAAAAGAAATCGTCGTGCACACTGTTTTTAATTGTGCTAGGATAATCCCATGAAGAAGACGCGGGAGCCTCGAAAGCAATTCTTCCCCGACCTGAATCTGCTTGAAACAGAACTCGGCAACGGCTGGATGGTGGTCGAACACTTCGACCTGCAGGACGACCGCCGAGTGGTCGATGAGCTCAAGATCTATCCCGCGCCACTCCCGCCGGTGGCAGGAGTCCAGATGGCACGACACCCCGGTGAGCGGCCAAAAGACGCACCTGTTCCGGTCGGCGGTATCACGGCGCGCCTGCTCCGTCTCGTGAAGGTGGGTAAGTATGCCGAGCCGGTGATTGCCGACTACCGGCGATGGTGCGCAAGACACTTCGGCAAGGACGCGCTACGGCGCCTGGACGAACACATCGGAAGGCCATCGCCTCGGCGACGGCGGAAGCGACCACGCAACCATCGGGCGACGGATGCCTTCTACGCTGAGCTTGCCCGCGACTACGCGCTGTTGTGGAAGCGCGTTCACGCGCCGACGGCGGAACTGGCCGTGATGCGCGATGTCCCGCTTGAACAGATGCGGTCGCATATCCACCTCGCCCGGAAGAACGGATTTCTCACGAAGACAATGCGCGGGAAGGCTGGCGGCGAACTCACCCCGAAGGCGTCGGCGGAACTTTCACGGAAGGATGGAGCGGTGAAGGGGGAATCCCGATGACACGACGACACCGCAACCACAACCTGCGAAAACGCTGTGACTGCCCGCGCCGCCTGTGGCCCAAGTGCGCGCATTCGTGGTGGTTCAACTACCAGCCGAAAGGCGGAACGTCGTTCCGGATCTCGCTCGACAAGCACGCGGCCAAGCATCTCGACCGCAAAGCCGATGCTGAGAGTCTCGCCGCCACCATCCGCACGGAGATTGACGCCGGCACCTATGGTCAGGTGGCGCCCATCTCGGAAATGACGTTGCGTGAACTGGCCGACGTCTATCTCGATCGCAGCGTGGCGGTCGACCATCCAGCGTCCGTCGCCGAGTGCCGCTCGCGCCTGAATGTCATCTGTGGCACGGTGCTGCCACGGCCAACCGGCGGCGCCGCGCCGTTCGGTGACTGGCGACTGGTCGACGTCACGACCGACACGATCGAACGCCATCGTGAGGCCCGCCGCGCCGCCGGGACCGGCCTTGCGGGCACCAACCGCAGCTTGGCGCGCCTCAGAGCGATGTACAACTGGGCGGTCCGCACGGGGTACGTCGAGCACACGCCGTTCAAGAGGCAGGGGGAGGCGGTTGTGAGGCTCCAGCGTGAAGCGCCCCGCAGCCGACGTCTGGACGGCGATCGGGACGAAGAGGCCCGACTACTCGCCGCATGCGCGCCGCACCTGCGTGCGCTGGTAGAGGCAGCCTTGGCCACAGGCTGTCGCGTTGGTGAACTGCTGTCGCTCACATGGCAGCAGGTCGTTGGCTTGACGATCGACGTGACGAAGACGCCGCCGGTCATGACCTGGGCGCCGCGTTCGGAAATCGTGATGCTGGCCTCGAAAACGAAGACGCAGCGGGATCGTCGCATTCCGATCAGCACGCGCCTCAAAGCGATCGTGGAGATGCGCGCACTCGATCCGAACGGCCAGCCGTTCGCGTCCGACCTGTTCGTGTTTGGCAACGCCGTTGGTGAGCAGGTCGGATCGATCAAGCGCGCCTGGATGACGGCCCTCCTCAAGGCGAACGGCGTCGACGCCGAGTACAACGACAAAGCCAACCTCTCGCCCAAGTCCCGGGCGGCATTCGCGGAGATCAATCTGCACTTCCACGATTTGCGACGGGAAGCGGGCAGCCGGTGGCTCGAAGGTGGCGTGCCCCTGCACACCGTTCGTGATTGGTTGGGACATACCAGCATCGCGCAGACGTCCACCTACCTGAGCGGGACGCAGCAGACGCAGCACGGCGCCATGACCGCCTTCGAGGCACGCTTGGCGGACTTGGAGGCGGCAGCCAAAGCCAAAGCGGCAGCCGCGGCAGCCAAGGCCGCGACGAAGCCGGAAGAACCGTTTGTGCAACAGTGTGCAACAGAAGTCAAAAAACAGCATCGAAAGGCCGTGTCGGCCGGTGGGCGGCAACACAGAACACTCAATAAAAACGCGGGCGAGCGTCAAACCACTATCATGTAACGGTGCTTCCTAAACCGTAGGCCGCCCGTTCGAGTCGGGCCAGGGGCACCATATTTCGCTAGGCAGCTTGCAACCAACTTGCAACGATTCCCAGGGAGGCCACCTTCACCGGTGGCCTTTCGCCGTTGTGGGGCGACCCTTACGGGACGGCCCGGTGGCCGACGCGGGCACCGATCGCCGCTCGTGGGGCAACGTGGTCGGCGGTTTTGTGGTCCGGGGCTGGGCCGGAAGATTCCTGCTGGGCACCCGGCATCGGTGGGGATCCCGAAGAGTAGCTACAAGGCGAGCGCGACAGGATGCCCCATCTCCTTCAAGGCGTGGGTCGCCGCCTCCATGACCTGTTGTCCATGCTCGCGGTTCACAAACGAATTAAAGGTGGAATAGTGCGATAGGTGGGCGCCACCGGCCACGCGCAGATGATGGAAAAACCGTTCCTCGAATTCCCACAGATCGTGCTCGGGTAATTCCACGTTCATCGCGGTCAGTAACTTGCGGACTGCCTCTTCCTTGCGAGCATGGTAGAA from Acidobacteriota bacterium includes these protein-coding regions:
- a CDS encoding DUF3987 domain-containing protein is translated as MTASPRPVPLSVQPDGIPPDLVAADQFVVWKYVGDDKGKWTKPPYIASDPARLASSTDPATWRPYRIAIDTYLDGKCDGIGVPMVDGLAGVDLDHCIDDQGVIAPWAMAIVTAINTYAERSPSGHGLRLLVRGTLPPGRRKAGPVEMYDSGRYLTVTGQHLDGTPTTIEERTAALAVLHAQTFAAKATKPKASSTMPVLSLGDAELLDKARRASNGSKFSALWAGDISGHASHSEADLALCNLLAFWTNWDAGQMDRLFRQSGLMRDKWDTRHGEQAYGDATIEKAISGCRETYSGARPTVVSVDAPMPEPEPEAVPVMPMPYTFAPAVPHDHFISQWIDYASRCTDGAHEYHEAAALGILADATPTVRARLTQYPNGLGTNFYGLLIGDSTSSRKSTSKDLARDVLYRVLPSSLCSDAFSPEGFVEQLAARPRQSTCLFVDEFSELLSKLHHAPHMAGMKGLFLTVYGGGNYSYHKHSKRAKDGTKILDEDHIVDPHLSVLGCTTPAIFESLTEPDVLSGLLPRFAVIMPTSKPARRPFFESDDDLDGARDHLARHVGRLHAWATSLATSRAVRFEPGVLSRLDALFFEPLEQAGAAQTETGRAMLSRLSATALKLCLLVAAGRPDTADHAALVVTTDDAESAMIIARRWQSYALAFAARIGESDFERKLQRVLVVVRQRRSVPRHVLARLAHCDKKTLDSIRDTLVDRGQIVAVQIKADMGRPGELWQVDSGKGGQA
- a CDS encoding DEAD/DEAH box helicase, giving the protein MHSNNTTTGLALRPYQHEAVNAVLAAFDRDVRRQLVVMPTGTGKTIVFSEVIRRRGGRALVLAHRDELIQQPVDKIPMVMPGAQVGIVKAERDETDAQIVVASVQTLSRPRRGDRLVADFSTIVVDEAHHAPADSYQRILERAGAFGDDAPLVLGVTATPERADGAPLGETWQEITYRVEMLPMIGAGYLSDIIAKRVHLEVDLDAVHTRCGDLVAGELDEAMRSANAPAHCRDAYLEHADGRKALVFTPSVALAHETATAFQQAGVAAEALDGTTDPDLRRAILRRLHAGETMVVCNCAVLTEGFDEPSLDCIIVARPTKSRGLYQQMIGRGTRPYPGKANLLVLDLVGSTRRHDLQSVAELFNLRPEELDGDATVTEAIGRRQALQAQRDAHGRLVSETVDLFHRRALHWVASGATRHALSIGEAGMVILRADDLVHWTVLHLDQARQSHALAAGIDLGYAQGIAEDFARKVGAGRLVDRAAPWRTAPASEGQLGILRRCRIPFAPDISKGDASDLITTMVARRVA
- a CDS encoding helix-turn-helix domain-containing protein — translated: MTTDAIATPPQWLTVAEVAALVRLSTQILRREARAGRLPHARIGGARGPIRIHDSWVRQWLEASATPVEMTRVR
- a CDS encoding MerR family DNA-binding transcriptional regulator gives rise to the protein MSDLLTPHDVAKLAGVTPGAVRLWADLGRLPVTRTVGGMRLFRLDEVLRWLVTRQTAKREGGQ
- a CDS encoding tyrosine-type recombinase/integrase → MTRRHRNHNLRKRCDCPRRLWPKCAHSWWFNYQPKGGTSFRISLDKHAAKHLDRKADAESLAATIRTEIDAGTYGQVAPISEMTLRELADVYLDRSVAVDHPASVAECRSRLNVICGTVLPRPTGGAAPFGDWRLVDVTTDTIERHREARRAAGTGLAGTNRSLARLRAMYNWAVRTGYVEHTPFKRQGEAVVRLQREAPRSRRLDGDRDEEARLLAACAPHLRALVEAALATGCRVGELLSLTWQQVVGLTIDVTKTPPVMTWAPRSEIVMLASKTKTQRDRRIPISTRLKAIVEMRALDPNGQPFASDLFVFGNAVGEQVGSIKRAWMTALLKANGVDAEYNDKANLSPKSRAAFAEINLHFHDLRREAGSRWLEGGVPLHTVRDWLGHTSIAQTSTYLSGTQQTQHGAMTAFEARLADLEAAAKAKAAAAAAKAATKPEEPFVQQCATEVKKQHRKAVSAGGRQHRTLNKNAGERQTTIM